In Streptomyces asoensis, a single genomic region encodes these proteins:
- a CDS encoding PaaI family thioesterase, whose amino-acid sequence MGEQQHVKFPQEVIDEYAALGIDILALFSAGHLGSRMGVEIVEASADRVVGTMPVEGNTQPYGLLHGGASAVLAETLGSVGSMLHGGSSKIAVGVDLNCTHHRGVRSGLVTGVATPVHRGRSTATYEIVISDPEGRRVCTARLTCLLRDVRAGDGPQNSAGA is encoded by the coding sequence ATGGGCGAGCAGCAGCACGTGAAGTTCCCGCAAGAGGTCATCGACGAGTACGCGGCCCTCGGCATCGACATCCTGGCCCTGTTCTCCGCCGGGCACCTCGGCAGCCGCATGGGCGTGGAGATCGTCGAGGCCTCCGCGGACCGGGTCGTCGGCACCATGCCGGTCGAGGGCAACACCCAGCCCTACGGCCTGCTGCACGGCGGCGCCTCCGCGGTCCTCGCCGAGACCCTCGGCTCGGTCGGCTCCATGCTGCACGGCGGCAGCTCCAAGATCGCCGTCGGCGTCGACCTGAACTGCACCCACCACCGCGGGGTCCGCTCCGGCCTGGTCACCGGCGTGGCCACACCCGTGCACCGGGGGCGCTCGACGGCGACGTACGAGATCGTCATCAGCGACCCGGAGGGGCGCCGCGTGTGCACCGCGCGGCTCACCTGTCTGCTGCGGGACGTGCGGGCCGGGGACGGGCCGCAGAACAGCGCCGGCGCCTGA
- a CDS encoding Tat pathway signal sequence domain protein has translation MSGVGPVEPGEGTHARDTPADTPVRDFPAGAPAGADPLAAGSPGADAATPAARLLRGPAHLYAAHRRAALTALTAALLLAGGGYLWATRPHDTRQAAPAPPFPSQVVDVSYLGEVAVPPGTRPRSFAFAVLLGVDSGPPVTVTRVTQPYAGLSLTSAPRAPFRTKAGAAHKVVVTMRVTECGKTPRGVGLPFLDVTLRNARAIQVHSFILGPRYAHDLSEALQVACSNDSGNDQNA, from the coding sequence GTGAGCGGCGTGGGCCCGGTGGAACCCGGCGAGGGCACCCACGCCCGGGACACCCCCGCGGACACCCCCGTTCGGGACTTCCCCGCAGGCGCCCCCGCCGGCGCCGACCCGCTCGCGGCCGGCTCCCCCGGCGCGGACGCCGCAACTCCCGCCGCCCGCCTGCTCCGTGGCCCCGCACACCTGTACGCCGCCCACCGCCGGGCCGCCCTGACCGCCCTCACCGCCGCGCTGCTGCTCGCGGGCGGCGGCTACCTCTGGGCGACGCGGCCGCACGACACCCGACAGGCGGCGCCCGCACCGCCGTTCCCGTCCCAGGTGGTGGACGTCAGCTACTTGGGCGAGGTCGCCGTACCGCCGGGCACCCGGCCGCGGAGCTTCGCCTTCGCGGTACTGCTCGGCGTGGACTCCGGTCCGCCGGTGACCGTGACGCGGGTGACCCAGCCCTATGCCGGGCTTTCCCTCACCTCGGCACCCCGGGCGCCGTTCCGGACGAAAGCGGGCGCCGCCCACAAGGTCGTCGTCACGATGCGCGTGACGGAATGCGGAAAAACCCCGAGAGGCGTCGGACTGCCTTTCCTGGACGTAACTCTACGTAATGCGCGTGCAATACAAGTCCACAGTTTCATCCTCGGCCCGCGCTATGCGCACGACCTGTCCGAGGCCCTACAAGTCGCCTGTAGCAACGATTCCGGTAACGACCAAAACGCTTGA
- a CDS encoding DUF4184 family protein, which produces MPFTLSHAAAVLPVVRADGTGRGRLVPAVLVAGSFAPDLTYYAASVRSGAMEFGDVTHSFPGVFTVDVLAAWALVGFWLLVREPLVALLPRARQGRAAALTRCGTPRARARPATVLWWYLSAALGALTHVVWDAFTHLDRWGMRLFPVLGENVAGSPLYWYLQYGGSAVAAVVVAAFVTYALRRVPAGEPVGVPALSVRDRWRAGAVIGGCALVAAVLRVTRWREYRGRAAKPWELIPTLCFGAGAGLVLGMLLYALGVRLWRPARPVGPSGVSAPSGAAGADVRAGGPDAEPVSGRSRPGVR; this is translated from the coding sequence TTGCCGTTCACCCTGAGTCACGCGGCGGCCGTGCTGCCCGTCGTGCGCGCCGACGGCACCGGCCGCGGACGTCTGGTGCCGGCGGTCCTGGTGGCGGGATCCTTCGCTCCCGACCTGACCTACTACGCGGCGAGTGTCCGTTCCGGGGCCATGGAGTTCGGTGACGTCACCCATTCCTTCCCCGGTGTGTTCACGGTCGACGTGCTCGCCGCCTGGGCGCTCGTGGGGTTCTGGCTGCTGGTGCGCGAACCGCTGGTGGCGCTGCTGCCGCGGGCCCGGCAGGGCCGGGCGGCGGCCCTCACCCGCTGCGGGACGCCACGCGCGCGTGCGAGGCCGGCGACCGTCCTGTGGTGGTACCTCTCCGCGGCACTCGGCGCGCTGACCCACGTGGTGTGGGACGCGTTCACGCACCTGGACCGCTGGGGCATGCGGCTGTTCCCCGTCCTCGGCGAGAACGTCGCCGGCTCACCGCTGTACTGGTACCTCCAGTACGGGGGTTCGGCCGTGGCCGCCGTCGTCGTCGCCGCTTTCGTGACGTACGCGCTGCGCCGGGTCCCGGCCGGTGAGCCGGTGGGGGTGCCGGCGCTGTCGGTGCGGGACCGGTGGCGGGCGGGTGCCGTCATCGGCGGCTGTGCGCTGGTCGCGGCGGTCCTGCGGGTGACGCGCTGGCGGGAGTACCGGGGGCGCGCGGCGAAGCCGTGGGAGCTGATCCCGACCCTGTGCTTCGGGGCGGGGGCGGGGCTGGTGCTGGGGATGCTGCTCTACGCCCTCGGCGTGCGGCTGTGGCGTCCGGCCCGCCCGGTCGGGCCGTCCGGGGTGTCGGCACCGTCCGGCGCCGCCGGTGCGGACGTGCGAGCCGGGGGGCCGGACGCGGAGCCGGTCAGCGGGCGGAGTCGTCCCGGCGTCCGGTGA
- a CDS encoding branched-chain amino acid ABC transporter permease, protein MNELPQQLVNGLLLGSMYGLVAIGYTMVYGIVQLINFAHGEIFMTGAFGALSVYLWVVPSGTTMWIALPLMLIGAILVAVLVAIGAERFAYRPLRGAPRLAPLITAIGLSLALQQAVWAWYPEAKSARTFPQIEGGPFHIGDVTIQTGDIFLLAAAPISMAVLAYFVMKTRTGRGMQATAQDPDTAKLMGVNTDRIIVIAFALGAVFAAIGGVAYGLKYGQIDYRMGFILGLKAFTAAVLGGIGNIYGAMIGGVVLGIAETLATAYIADIPGMDKFGSQSWADVWAFVLLILVLLFRPQGLLGERVADRA, encoded by the coding sequence GTGAACGAACTGCCGCAGCAGCTGGTCAACGGCCTGCTACTGGGATCCATGTACGGGCTGGTCGCCATTGGCTACACAATGGTCTACGGCATCGTCCAGCTCATCAACTTCGCCCACGGCGAGATCTTCATGACGGGCGCATTCGGGGCGCTCTCCGTCTACCTCTGGGTAGTGCCGAGCGGCACCACCATGTGGATAGCCCTCCCCCTCATGCTCATCGGCGCCATCCTGGTCGCCGTCCTCGTCGCCATCGGAGCGGAACGCTTCGCCTACCGCCCCCTGCGCGGCGCACCACGCCTCGCCCCCCTCATCACCGCGATCGGCCTCTCCCTGGCCCTCCAGCAGGCCGTCTGGGCCTGGTACCCCGAGGCGAAGTCCGCCCGCACCTTCCCCCAGATCGAGGGCGGCCCCTTCCACATCGGTGACGTCACCATCCAGACCGGCGACATCTTCCTCCTCGCCGCCGCCCCGATCAGCATGGCCGTCCTCGCCTACTTCGTCATGAAGACCCGCACCGGACGCGGCATGCAGGCCACCGCCCAGGACCCCGACACCGCCAAGCTCATGGGCGTCAACACCGACCGCATCATCGTGATCGCCTTCGCCCTCGGCGCCGTGTTCGCCGCCATCGGCGGCGTCGCCTACGGCCTCAAGTACGGCCAGATCGACTACCGCATGGGCTTCATCCTCGGACTCAAGGCCTTCACCGCGGCCGTCCTCGGCGGCATCGGCAACATCTACGGCGCCATGATCGGCGGAGTCGTCCTCGGCATCGCCGAAACCCTCGCCACCGCCTACATCGCCGACATCCCCGGCATGGACAAGTTCGGCAGCCAGTCCTGGGCAGACGTCTGGGCCTTCGTACTTCTCATCCTCGTACTGCTGTTCAGGCCACAAGGCCTGCTCGGCGAGCGCGTCGCGGACAGGGCGTGA
- a CDS encoding FdhF/YdeP family oxidoreductase, with amino-acid sequence MATKPPKADPVQDAPRVAEPRHVAAGLPAVGHSLRIAQQQMGVRRTALTLLRVNQKNGFDCPGCAWPEPEHRHTAEFCENGAKAVAEEATLRRVTPEFFAAHPVADLAGRSGYWLGQQGRLTHPMYLPEGAERYEPVSWERAFDIIAEEAAALASPDEAVFYTSGRTSNEAAFLYQLFARELGTNNLPDCSNMCHESSGSALSETIGIGKGSVLLEDLYRADLIIVAGQNPGTNHPRMLSALEKAKAGGAKIISVNPLPEAGLERFKNPQTPKGLTAGAALTDLFLQIRIGGDQALFRLLNKLVLETGGALDEAFIAEHTHGFEEFAEAARAADWDETLTATGLTREQIEETLRMVLASERTIVCWAMGLTQHKHSVPTIREVVNFLLLRGNIGRPGAGVCPVRGHSNVQGDRTMGIFERPAPAFLDALEREFGFTPPREHGFDVVRAIRALRDGEAKLFFAMGGNFVSASPDTEVTEAAMRRARLTVHVSTKLNRSHVVTGARALILPTLGRTERDVQAGANGEGADQFVTVEDSMGMVHASRGRLAPASPHLLSEPAIVCRLARRVLGEDSKVPWEEFEKDYAAIRDRIARVIPGFEDFNARVARPEGFTLPHAPRDERRFPTATGKANFTAAPVEYPRLPEGRLLLQTLRSHDQYNTTIYGLDDRYRGITNGRRVVLVNVEDARELGLAEGSYVDLVSEWRDGVERRAPGFRVVLYPTTRGCAAAYYPETNVLVPLDATADTSNTPASKSVVVRLEQSATD; translated from the coding sequence ATGGCAACGAAGCCTCCCAAGGCCGATCCGGTCCAGGACGCGCCCCGGGTCGCCGAACCCCGGCACGTGGCGGCGGGGCTGCCCGCCGTCGGGCACTCCCTGCGGATCGCCCAGCAGCAGATGGGCGTCCGGCGCACCGCGCTGACGCTGCTGCGCGTCAACCAGAAGAACGGCTTCGACTGCCCTGGCTGCGCCTGGCCCGAGCCGGAACACCGGCACACCGCGGAGTTCTGCGAGAACGGCGCCAAGGCGGTCGCCGAGGAGGCGACGCTGCGCCGGGTCACCCCCGAGTTCTTCGCCGCGCACCCCGTCGCCGACCTCGCCGGCCGCAGCGGCTACTGGCTCGGCCAGCAGGGGCGGCTCACGCACCCCATGTACCTGCCCGAAGGGGCGGAGCGCTACGAGCCGGTCAGCTGGGAGCGCGCCTTCGACATCATCGCCGAGGAGGCGGCCGCCCTCGCCTCCCCCGACGAGGCGGTCTTCTACACCTCGGGCCGCACCAGCAACGAGGCGGCGTTCCTCTACCAGCTGTTCGCCCGCGAGCTCGGCACCAACAACCTGCCGGACTGCTCCAACATGTGCCACGAGTCGTCCGGCTCGGCCCTGTCGGAGACCATAGGCATCGGCAAGGGCAGCGTCCTGCTGGAGGACCTCTACCGGGCCGACCTGATCATCGTCGCCGGACAGAACCCGGGCACCAACCACCCGCGCATGCTCTCCGCGCTGGAGAAGGCCAAGGCCGGCGGGGCGAAGATCATCAGCGTGAACCCGCTGCCCGAGGCGGGCCTGGAGCGCTTCAAGAACCCGCAGACCCCCAAGGGGCTCACCGCCGGAGCCGCGCTCACCGACCTGTTCCTCCAGATCCGCATCGGCGGCGACCAGGCGCTCTTCCGCCTCCTCAACAAGCTGGTCCTGGAGACCGGCGGCGCGCTCGACGAGGCGTTCATCGCCGAACACACGCACGGCTTCGAGGAGTTCGCCGAGGCGGCCCGCGCCGCCGACTGGGACGAGACGCTCACCGCGACCGGCCTCACGCGCGAACAGATCGAGGAGACCCTGCGCATGGTGCTCGCCTCCGAGCGCACCATCGTCTGCTGGGCCATGGGACTCACCCAGCACAAGCACTCCGTGCCGACGATCCGCGAGGTCGTCAACTTCCTCCTGCTGCGCGGCAACATCGGCCGCCCCGGCGCGGGCGTGTGCCCGGTGCGCGGCCACTCGAACGTGCAGGGCGACCGCACCATGGGCATCTTCGAGCGGCCCGCGCCGGCCTTCCTGGACGCCCTGGAGCGCGAGTTCGGCTTCACGCCCCCGCGCGAGCACGGCTTCGACGTCGTACGGGCCATCCGCGCGCTGCGCGACGGCGAGGCGAAACTGTTCTTCGCGATGGGCGGCAACTTCGTCTCCGCCTCCCCCGACACCGAGGTCACCGAGGCCGCCATGCGGCGCGCGCGGCTGACCGTGCACGTGTCGACCAAGCTCAACCGCTCCCACGTCGTGACGGGCGCCCGCGCCCTGATCCTGCCGACCCTCGGCCGCACCGAGCGCGACGTCCAGGCCGGCGCGAACGGCGAGGGCGCCGACCAGTTCGTCACCGTCGAGGACTCCATGGGCATGGTGCACGCCTCACGCGGACGCCTGGCGCCCGCGAGCCCGCACCTGCTGTCCGAGCCGGCCATCGTCTGCCGCCTCGCACGCCGCGTGCTCGGCGAGGACAGCAAGGTGCCGTGGGAGGAGTTCGAGAAGGACTACGCGGCGATACGGGACCGCATCGCGCGCGTGATCCCCGGCTTCGAGGACTTCAACGCGCGCGTGGCCCGCCCGGAGGGGTTCACCCTGCCGCACGCCCCGCGCGACGAACGCCGGTTCCCCACCGCGACCGGCAAGGCCAACTTCACCGCCGCGCCCGTCGAGTACCCGCGGCTGCCCGAGGGCCGGCTGCTCCTTCAGACGCTGCGCTCGCACGATCAGTACAACACCACGATCTACGGCCTCGACGACCGCTACCGGGGCATCACGAACGGCCGCCGGGTCGTCCTGGTCAACGTCGAGGACGCGCGTGAACTCGGGCTCGCCGAAGGGTCCTACGTGGACCTGGTGAGCGAGTGGCGCGACGGCGTGGAACGGCGGGCGCCGGGCTTCCGCGTGGTGCTCTACCCGACCACGCGGGGCTGCGCCGCCGCGTACTACCCGGAGACCAACGTGCTGGTGCCGCTGGACGCGACCGCCGACACCAGCAACACCCCGGCCAGCAAGTCCGTCGTCGTACGTCTGGAACAATCGGCGACCGACTGA
- the polA gene encoding DNA polymerase I has translation MAETASKKTDTRSGESRPRLMLMDGHSLAYRAFFALPAENFTTATGQPTNAIYGFASMLANTLRDEAPTHFAVAFDVSRKTWRSEEFTEYKANRSKTPDEFRGQVELIGELLDAMHVSRFAVDGFEADDVIATLATQAEAEGFEVLIVTGDRDSFQLVSEHTTVLYPTKGVSELTRFTPEKVVEKYGLTPAQYPDFAALRGDPSDNLPGIPGVGEKTAAKWINQFGSFAELVERVEEVKGKAGQNLRDHLEAVKLNRRLTEMVTTVELPKTVLDLERAPYDRTAVAMILDTLEIRNPSLRERLFAVDPGGEEAEATPVVAAGVPLDGTVLGTGELAGWLAEHGSRTLGVATVDSWGLGVGSVAEVALAAAEGAAAWFDPAELDEADEQAWAAWIAAADRPKVLHNAKGAMRVLAEHGWSVGGVWMDTALAAYLVKPGRRSFDLDALSLEYLGRELAPAAAADGQLAFGADDGAEAEALMVQARTIVDLGEAFRGRLEEVGAADLLRDMELPTSALLARMERHGIAADRAHLEAMEQMFAGAVQQAVKEAHAAAGHEFNLGSPKQLQEVLFGELGLPKTKKTKTGYTTDADALAWLAGQTDNELPVIMLRHREQAKLRVTVEGLIKTIAADGRIHTTFNQTVAATGRLSSTDPNLQNIPVRTDEGRAIRRGFVVGEGFESLMTADYSQIELRVMAHLSQDEGLIEAFTSGEDLHTTAASQVFGVERTAVDAEMRRKIKAMSYGLAYGLSAFGLSQQLNIEAGEARGLMDAYFERFGGVQDYLRRAVDEARATGYTATLFGRRRYLPDLNSDNRQRREAAERMALNAPIQGTAADIVKIAMLKVDAALVAADLRSRMLLQVHDEIVLEIAPGERAAVEELVRREMAGAVQLRAPLDVSVGAGPDWESAAH, from the coding sequence GTGGCAGAGACAGCATCGAAGAAGACCGACACCCGCTCCGGCGAGAGCCGCCCCCGCCTGATGCTCATGGACGGGCACTCGCTGGCCTACCGCGCGTTCTTCGCGCTGCCCGCGGAGAACTTCACCACCGCGACGGGCCAGCCGACGAACGCGATCTACGGTTTCGCGTCGATGCTGGCCAACACCCTGCGTGACGAGGCGCCCACGCACTTCGCGGTCGCCTTCGACGTGTCCCGCAAGACCTGGCGCTCCGAGGAGTTCACCGAGTACAAGGCGAACCGCTCCAAAACGCCGGACGAGTTCCGCGGCCAGGTCGAGCTGATCGGCGAGCTGCTCGACGCGATGCACGTCTCGCGGTTCGCGGTCGACGGCTTCGAGGCGGACGACGTCATCGCCACCCTCGCCACCCAGGCCGAGGCCGAGGGCTTCGAGGTCCTGATCGTCACCGGCGACCGCGACTCCTTCCAGCTGGTGTCCGAGCACACCACGGTGCTGTACCCGACGAAGGGCGTCTCCGAGCTGACCCGGTTCACCCCGGAGAAGGTCGTCGAGAAGTACGGGTTGACGCCCGCCCAGTACCCCGACTTCGCGGCGCTGCGCGGCGACCCGTCCGACAACCTGCCCGGCATCCCGGGCGTCGGTGAGAAGACGGCCGCGAAGTGGATCAACCAGTTCGGTTCGTTCGCGGAGCTCGTCGAGCGGGTCGAGGAGGTCAAGGGCAAGGCCGGGCAGAACCTGCGCGACCACCTGGAGGCCGTCAAGCTCAACCGCCGCCTCACCGAGATGGTCACCACCGTCGAGCTGCCGAAGACGGTCCTCGACCTGGAGCGCGCCCCGTACGACCGCACGGCCGTCGCGATGATCCTGGACACCCTGGAGATCAGGAACCCGTCGCTGCGCGAGCGGCTGTTCGCCGTCGACCCGGGCGGCGAGGAGGCCGAGGCGACCCCGGTGGTCGCCGCCGGCGTCCCACTGGACGGCACGGTGCTGGGCACCGGCGAACTGGCCGGCTGGCTCGCGGAGCACGGCAGCCGCACCCTCGGTGTCGCCACCGTCGACTCCTGGGGGCTGGGCGTGGGCTCGGTCGCCGAGGTCGCGCTCGCCGCGGCCGAGGGAGCCGCCGCCTGGTTCGACCCGGCCGAGCTGGACGAGGCCGACGAGCAGGCGTGGGCGGCCTGGATCGCCGCCGCGGACCGCCCCAAGGTCCTGCACAACGCCAAGGGCGCCATGCGCGTCCTCGCCGAGCACGGCTGGTCCGTCGGAGGCGTGTGGATGGACACCGCCCTGGCCGCCTACCTGGTGAAGCCCGGCCGCCGTTCCTTCGACCTCGACGCGCTGTCCCTGGAGTACCTCGGCCGTGAGCTGGCGCCCGCCGCCGCGGCCGACGGACAGCTCGCCTTCGGCGCGGACGACGGCGCGGAGGCCGAGGCCCTCATGGTGCAGGCCCGCACGATCGTCGACCTCGGCGAGGCGTTCCGCGGCCGCCTGGAGGAGGTCGGCGCGGCCGACCTGCTGCGCGACATGGAACTGCCCACCTCCGCCCTCCTGGCCCGCATGGAGCGGCACGGCATCGCCGCCGACCGCGCCCACCTGGAGGCCATGGAGCAGATGTTCGCGGGCGCCGTCCAGCAGGCCGTGAAGGAGGCCCACGCGGCGGCCGGGCACGAGTTCAACCTCGGCTCGCCCAAGCAGCTCCAGGAGGTCCTCTTCGGCGAACTGGGCCTGCCGAAGACGAAGAAGACCAAGACCGGCTACACCACCGACGCCGACGCCCTGGCCTGGCTGGCCGGCCAGACGGACAACGAGCTGCCCGTCATCATGCTGCGCCACCGCGAGCAGGCGAAGCTCCGCGTCACCGTTGAGGGCCTGATCAAGACGATCGCCGCGGACGGCCGCATCCACACCACGTTCAACCAGACGGTCGCCGCGACCGGCCGGCTGTCGTCGACGGACCCGAACCTCCAGAACATCCCGGTCCGCACCGACGAAGGGCGCGCGATCCGCCGGGGTTTCGTCGTCGGCGAGGGCTTCGAGTCCCTGATGACGGCCGACTACAGCCAGATCGAACTGCGGGTCATGGCCCACCTGTCGCAGGACGAGGGCCTGATCGAGGCGTTCACCTCCGGTGAGGACCTGCACACCACGGCCGCCTCCCAGGTGTTCGGCGTCGAGCGCACCGCCGTGGACGCCGAGATGCGGCGCAAGATCAAGGCGATGTCCTACGGCCTGGCGTACGGCCTGTCGGCGTTCGGCCTGTCGCAGCAGCTGAACATCGAGGCGGGCGAGGCCCGCGGCCTGATGGACGCCTACTTCGAGCGCTTCGGCGGTGTGCAGGACTACCTGCGCCGCGCGGTCGACGAGGCCCGGGCGACCGGCTACACGGCGACGCTGTTCGGCCGCCGCCGCTATCTGCCCGACCTCAACAGCGACAACCGCCAGCGCCGCGAGGCCGCCGAGCGCATGGCGCTCAACGCGCCGATCCAGGGCACGGCCGCCGACATCGTCAAGATCGCCATGCTGAAGGTGGACGCGGCCCTGGTCGCGGCGGACCTCAGGTCGCGGATGCTGCTCCAGGTCCATGACGAAATCGTCCTGGAGATCGCCCCGGGCGAGCGCGCGGCCGTCGAGGAGCTGGTCCGCCGTGAGATGGCCGGCGCCGTGCAGCTCAGGGCCCCGCTGGACGTGTCCGTCGGCGCGGGCCCGGACTGGGAGTCCGCGGCGCACTAG
- a CDS encoding branched-chain amino acid ABC transporter substrate-binding protein, whose product MRQRSLIAITAALSAGALTLTACGSRDSDDKGSDSGDGTVVTIGVDAPLTGDLSALGLGIKNSVDLAAKTANKQKLVDGVTFKIQALDDQAQPSSGQQNATKLVADKSVLGVVGPLNSSVAESMQKVFDDAKLVEVSPANTNPALTQGTDWASTKKRPYKSYFRTATTDAIQGPFAAQYLVNDAKKKKVFVIDDKKTYGAGLAGTFTEEFKKLGGTVAGTEHINPDSKDFSAIATKVKNSGADVVYYGGEYPQAGPLSKQIKAAGAKIPVVGGDGIYSADFIKLAGATATGDLATSVGAPVEQLPSAKEFVANYKNGGYKEAYEAYGGYSYDSAWAIIEAVKKVVDDNDGKLPDDARAKVTEAMQNVSFDGVTGKVSFDEFGDATNKQLTVYAVENGAWKPVKSGTYSG is encoded by the coding sequence GTGCGTCAACGTTCGCTCATCGCCATTACCGCCGCGCTGTCCGCGGGAGCTCTCACCCTCACCGCCTGCGGCTCGCGTGACAGCGACGACAAGGGCTCCGACTCCGGCGACGGCACCGTCGTCACCATCGGCGTCGACGCCCCGCTGACCGGCGACCTGTCCGCGCTGGGCCTCGGCATCAAGAACTCCGTCGACCTCGCCGCCAAGACGGCCAACAAGCAGAAGCTCGTCGACGGCGTCACCTTCAAGATCCAGGCGCTCGACGACCAGGCCCAGCCGTCCTCGGGCCAGCAGAACGCCACCAAGCTCGTCGCCGACAAGTCCGTCCTCGGCGTCGTCGGCCCGCTGAACTCCTCCGTCGCGGAGTCCATGCAGAAGGTCTTCGACGACGCCAAGCTCGTCGAGGTCTCCCCGGCCAACACCAACCCGGCGCTCACCCAGGGCACCGACTGGGCCAGCACCAAGAAGCGCCCCTACAAGTCGTACTTCCGTACCGCGACCACGGACGCCATCCAGGGCCCGTTCGCCGCGCAGTACCTGGTCAACGACGCCAAGAAGAAGAAGGTCTTCGTCATCGACGACAAGAAGACCTACGGCGCCGGCCTGGCCGGAACCTTCACCGAGGAGTTCAAGAAGCTCGGCGGCACCGTCGCCGGCACCGAGCACATCAACCCGGACAGCAAGGACTTCTCGGCCATCGCCACGAAGGTCAAGAACTCCGGCGCCGACGTCGTCTACTACGGCGGCGAGTACCCGCAGGCCGGCCCGCTCAGCAAGCAGATCAAGGCCGCCGGCGCCAAGATCCCCGTGGTCGGCGGAGACGGCATCTACAGCGCCGACTTCATCAAGCTGGCCGGCGCCACCGCCACCGGCGACCTCGCCACCTCCGTCGGCGCCCCCGTCGAGCAGCTGCCCTCCGCCAAGGAGTTCGTGGCCAACTACAAGAACGGCGGCTACAAGGAGGCCTACGAGGCCTACGGCGGCTACTCCTACGACTCGGCCTGGGCGATCATCGAAGCCGTGAAGAAGGTCGTCGACGACAACGACGGCAAGCTCCCCGACGACGCCCGCGCCAAGGTCACCGAGGCCATGCAGAACGTCTCCTTCGACGGTGTGACCGGCAAGGTCTCCTTCGACGAGTTCGGTGACGCCACCAACAAGCAGCTCACCGTGTACGCCGTCGAGAACGGCGCCTGGAAGCCGGTCAAGTCCGGCACCTACTCCGGCTGA